The sequence AGTTGCGGGTTTCGGGTGGTTCGTAGGGTGGATCGGGTGCGCGGAATAGCCGTGAGAATAGGCTCAAATGGTTCTCCGAATGCGTTAGAGGCAGACAAGTTTGGGAAGTGGCTTCACCGGGTGCTGGGCACGGTCGTGACACATCGCCAGCGCGGCGGCGGCGTCGATCTTGCCGCGGGACTTGTTCTTGGACAGCACAAACCCGCGCTCGTTGGGTCGCGGTATGGCGTTCAGTATCTGGCGTGCGTACTGTTCGTTGCCGTCGTGGCTGATCGCGCCCTTGACGATCGCCTCGTAGAGGCTTACGTAGGCCGGGGTCATGCGTTCCAGCGATTGCGGGAACTCGACCATCGGTAGGCCCTCGTCGGCGAGCATCTGGCCGGGGATCTCGAAAAGTCGAGGGTCGTAGGCACACTCTTGAAGGTCGTAGTGGCTATCCAGCTCGCGCAGAAACGCCATGACTGACGACAGGTCGATTCGTTCGTCTTTGGTGGGCTGCCAGATTCTGGCGACCGTGTGCAACATGCCGTCTGGGCGGCGTTGTGCGTACACCACGGCGGTCGTGTCGCGCTTGATACCGACGTCGATGCCGACCCACGTCGGGGCCTTCGGGGCGAGTTGGTAGTCACTTTCCAGTGCGCCCCACACGGTGCGTCCGTCAGGGCCTAGCCAGCAGTCGGTCCCGTCGACCCAGCGGCCCAGGTGAAAGATCTCGAAATGACTTAGGGGTGAAGTCTCAATCGCCACCCGCAGCGCGTCAATGGACTGATAACCCGCATCCAGTGCGGGACAGGCGATGCGCCAGGTCTTCTCGTCGTAGGGGGCGAGTTCCTCGGGGGCGCTGTACTCGGTGAACGAGAACCCTGGTGGGCGTTTGCCGTCGAGCCAGGCCTCCCGCAGATGCCACAGGGCGTTGTCGCGGTCCAGGCCGGGTGTGCCGATGGCCACGATCACCGAACGGGATCGCTTACCAGAGGCCAGCACCATCGAGGACCACGACTCGATGGGCTGGAATCCGATCTCGTCCACGACAGCGATAGGGCCGGGGTCCAAGCCCTGCAACCCATCGGGGTCGTGGGAGACCGGGAAGCAGACGCCGCCGTTGTAGCCGACGACGAAGCGGCTATCGCTGATGGCGGTGTAGCAGATGCTTCTACGGGACAACTCCAGTTCGGCCTGGATCATCGCCACCGCGACGTCGTAGACACTCCGCTTGGCTTGTCCCACAGTCATTGCCATCACCGGCACCTGTGGCGCGCCGTCCTCGTAGCGGTCGAACGTCGCCCACACCGCCAACGCGGCCAGCAGCGTTGACTTTCCCTGTCCGCGCGGACACTGCAGAACCGCCTGCCGAACACCGGGCGCCAGGATTTCGGCGAGCCACTCTTTTTGGAATCGGGCCAACTTCAAGGGCTTGCCGTAGCCGTGACCCTTCGGCGAGCGGCAGTAGGCCTCGATGAAGCGGATCGCGCGCTTGACGGGTTCTTTCGTCTTCCAGCGGTACCAGGGCGGTTCTGACAGATCCTCGAACTTGGCTCGCGCGTTACCGCCGAGCGCCACTACAGTTCGATGTCCCGCCAGCGTGCGGCGGCCTTAGCGAACATGTAGAACGCTTCGGTGGCGCCGTGCTCAGACGTTGCACCGCGGCCGTATTCCAGGGTGTTCACCTTGGCCGGGTCATCGTCTGAGCGGACGGTGCCGATCTTGATCGGCCGGTACCCGATCCGCTTGTACGGGGTGCGGCGAGCCTTCACGTCGATGCT comes from Mycolicibacterium pulveris and encodes:
- a CDS encoding terminase TerL endonuclease subunit, which translates into the protein MALGGNARAKFEDLSEPPWYRWKTKEPVKRAIRFIEAYCRSPKGHGYGKPLKLARFQKEWLAEILAPGVRQAVLQCPRGQGKSTLLAALAVWATFDRYEDGAPQVPVMAMTVGQAKRSVYDVAVAMIQAELELSRRSICYTAISDSRFVVGYNGGVCFPVSHDPDGLQGLDPGPIAVVDEIGFQPIESWSSMVLASGKRSRSVIVAIGTPGLDRDNALWHLREAWLDGKRPPGFSFTEYSAPEELAPYDEKTWRIACPALDAGYQSIDALRVAIETSPLSHFEIFHLGRWVDGTDCWLGPDGRTVWGALESDYQLAPKAPTWVGIDVGIKRDTTAVVYAQRRPDGMLHTVARIWQPTKDERIDLSSVMAFLRELDSHYDLQECAYDPRLFEIPGQMLADEGLPMVEFPQSLERMTPAYVSLYEAIVKGAISHDGNEQYARQILNAIPRPNERGFVLSKNKSRGKIDAAAALAMCHDRAQHPVKPLPKLVCL